The genome window ATTTCCGTCTCGGCGATGGCGATCTCCTTGCGGCCCCAGTCGGCCAGCGAAAGGTCGGTGACGGCGAAATCGTTAAAGTGATGTGCGGTCATGCGAAATCCTTCTGTTTCTCGTGCGCGCTCGGTCGCGGCTGTCATTCCTGACGCCTCGCCTGGGCGAAGCGAGGGCGAATCCGAGCAAGACCTTCCCTTGGCGACCCCTCGGCAAGCGAAGCGGTCGGCAATCCACAGCTACGCCAGCATCTCTACGTCGGCGCTGGATTCCCGGACAAGCCTGCGGCCTGCATGGAATGACGCGCCAATGGAATGAAATGCGAAGCGAACGGCTCAACCAAATTCCCGCCGCCGGTCCAGCCCAGCGGCTCGGAGCCAGCCTATAGCAGGGGCGGCCGAGAAAGGCAATAAAGATATAAAGATTTCTTTATGTGCTTACGCACAAGACACCTAGCTGCAATCGCGCAGGCGCTTGAAGAAGCTCGGCGGCTGTCGTGAGCCAGAGCTTCTCTGCAGGTGAATGGCTTCACAAGCGCCATCCGGGAGACTGCAGCCGGGCGGCGGGCGGCGGGCGACCTCCGTTTCGGTAAGTCATGGCCCAAATTAAACCCGTGATTAATCTTACGAAATACAGATACGCCCGGCTGTCAGAAACAAAATGAAATTGGCAAGCCGGAATCTCGACACTCCTGTGCGGAACATTCGGGCGTCCACCCGCCCGGCCAAGCCGTGAGCAATAAAACTGTTCTGCTAGGCATCAGAGACTAAAGTGACAAACGCTTTTCATATCACAGATCGCATTCGTTATTTGTTAAACAAACGCAAAAAGCTTGCATTATTTACGCACCACAAGTGCGCATCGACTTGGCTAACATCGATAGTTGCAGACATTTGCCGCGAGAATAATTTGAAATACATCGCGATCCCGTGGGGACGCCAATGCCCAGAGTCGGGATATACTATGGAAATGGCGCTCAACTCCGGCAATGATGTCATTGTCGCGCTGAATGCTGACTATTCTGGTATAAACAAACATATATCTGCGAACATGCAATGCATGCATGTGATAAGAAATCCCCTGAGCGTCGTCGTCTCCGCATACTACTCCCACCTCCGAACACATCCGATTGATGGATGGGACTTCCTGGCGCGTCAGAGGAATGTTTTAGGTGAAGTCGACAAAGACGTCGGCATGGCCTTGACCTTGTCATTTCTGGAATCGAGTCACTTTCAGCCAGAGACGAACGGTCCTTTATACGACATGAGCGCGTGGAAATATGACGATTCACGAATCGTTACGTTACGCATGGAGGACATAACCGCAAACGCAGCAAACTTCTTTCGCGAAATGTCTCGAACGGAGGTCTTAAGAAATGCATCGATGCCCGATCCTGATAGGTTTTCGTTTGCTGCGATGACCGGCCGGCAACAGGGCGTGATAGATCTCTCGTCGCACTATCGCTGTGGAAGCAGCACTGAATGGCGAGATGCTTTGCCGAGAGGCGTTATCTTATATGTACTTCATCATTACCGAGATTTTTTGCTGCGGTTCTATCCTGAAGTTATTTTTGAAGCCGGCTCCTTGAGCGACGCCAGCGTTCGTTCGAATTCGGACTGCCTCCGGGCGTGAGGTGGCGGGATGGCGTTCGACTGGAGGCTGTAATAGGCTGCCTTGCACGCGACAAAATGAAACAAACGCGCCAGAATCTCGACACAGCCATGCGGAACTTTAAGTTCGCAACTCGTCGCCGGCGCGGCGACGCGCGTGGATGAACTCCCGACCTTGAACGAACCCGCATCAAGCGCCGCCGATAGCCGATGGATCCTCATTGTAGAGGACGACGAGGATATTCGATCGCTCTTATCGAAATATCTCAGCGACAACGGGTTTGAGGTGATGCTTGCCCGTGACGGCAGACAGATGGACGAGGTCCTCGCGAACGCGCAGGTCGATCTCATCGTGCTCGACGTCAACCTTCCCGACGAGGATGGATTTTCCATCTGCATGCGCTTGCGGAACTCGGGAAGCCCCCCATTGATCATGCTGACCGCGCGCGGCGAAGACACTGACCGCATTCTTGGCATCGAACTCGGGGCCGACGATTATCTGGTCAAACCCTTCGTGCCCCGCGAACTGCTCGCGCGCATCGGGGCCGTCCTGCGCCGGACCGCCCCGGATCTTGAGTCGTCCCAGAAATTGAACGCCTATGGGTTTTCTGGATTCCTCCTCGACTCCTCCACACGGCGCCTGCTGGGTCCGACCGGCGTACGGGTGATCCTGACGAGCGCGGAATTCGACCTGCTGCTGACGCTCTGCCGCAATCCCGGGAAAATATTCTCGCGCGACGAACTGAAGGCGTCGTCCACGACCGAGCGGAGCGTCGACATCCTGATCAGCCGGCTTCGTCAAAAGATCGAGAATGACCCGCGCGACCCGACGCTCATTCAGACGGTCCGCTCGATGGGCTACACATTCACGGCGAAAGTCAGCGTTCATTGAAAACGTCTGCGCTCCGAAACATCAATGTGCAGCTCGGACTTCTCCTCCTCCTATGCGTCGGCCTGTTCCACGTGGCGGTGACGACGATCCTTTTCCTGTCGGAACCCGCTCCCGGCCACCCGCGCGACCGGAGCGCCTCCATTGTCGTGGCGACTCTGACGGCGTTGGACGCCGCTTCCGCAGCGGAGAGGCCGGCCATCGCCGCAGCCCTGAACGCAAACCTTCCCGGGTTTCACGTCGCGCTCTCAGAGCCGGGAGTCGCCGCGCGCAACGGGGGCAAGCCAGTTTATTTCCAATCTCGCCTTCCCGTCGGGGTCGAGATCGGAGCGCACGATGACAACAAGCGATTTAGCGGGTCATTGCACGACGGTCAGCAATTCCTGCTCGACGCTCCGACCCGGCCTCCCGGATTTCCGCGGTTCGCGATCATCACCCTGGGCTTCGTCGCGGTGAGCTTGTTCGTCTTCTCCCTATGGGCCGCGCTGTCGCTTACGCGCCCCCTGACGAATTTCGCGGACGCCGCCGAATCCTTCGGCCTCGACAGCGTGCCGGCGCAGCTCGCCGAGACAGGCCCCGAAGAGGTCCGCAAGGCGACGCGGGCGTTTAATCGCATGCAGCGTCGTATCGCCGAGATGGCCTCTCAGCGAACGCGGATGTTGACGTCGGTCAGCCACGATCTTCGGACCCCGATCACGCGCATGCGTCTGCGCGCCGAATACATCGAAAGCAGCGAAACGAAAGCGAAACTGCTGCGCGACCTCGATCAGATGGAGGCGATGGTCGGCGGCTGCCTGGACTACCTGCGCGGCGGTTTCCAGCAGGAAGTCGTGGCGCTGGATCTGGCGAGCCTGCTGCAGGCGATTGTCGATCAGTTCGTCGACGTCGGCGCCGATGCGCGCTACGAGGGGATCGATCGCGTCAATGTTTTGGGCAGTCCGGACGATCTCGAACGCGCATTCTCCAATCTTATAGACAATGCGGTGAAATACGGGGAGAGCCCTGAAGTCCGGCTGTGGGAAAGCGATGACGCGGCAATCGTCGAGATCGCCGACAGGGGTCCGGGAATCCCCCAGGAAAAAAGGGATTTGATGCTGGAGCCTTTCGAGCGAGGAGACGTCGACGCGTCGTCGAACGCAAACGCGGGCTTCGGGCTGGGCCTGGCGATCGCCCGCGGGATCGTGGAAGCGCACGGCGGACGCCTCACCTTGGATGAGCGGACCGGCGGCGGCCTGATCGCGAGGGTGTCGCTGGCCAAAGCCGAACTCGAAACAAAACGAAACAAACTGAGCAAATAAATGTCTCCAGGCGATCCGACCTTGATGACCCAAAGAGGATCATCGGGATGTCGATACATCAGTCAGCTCCGGGCCGCGCCGCGCTATCGGGAAAAACCGTCGCAGTCGTGCATCCTGCGTGGCATTCCTGCGGAACGCACCAGGTCATCGCCAGTCAAATAAAGGCCTATAAGAAACTTGGCGCGCGCGTGCTCTCCATTGCGCTTATGGACGACGTCACGCCCGCGATCGGCCGCGGCGCGCGCTGGGAGAACTACAGGGCGCATAGTCGGGACCTCGCCGCCGATGAGAGATATGAATCATCCGCCACGATCGCGGACCTCTTCAGGACAGCGCTCCTAAAGGACGGCTGGCTGCCCTTGATCCATGGCGACCACGCAAGCTGGCTCGTGGAGCTGGTGAAGCGCGCGCCTCTGCCCGAAGCGCTCGACACGGGCGCCATTGACCTGATCCACGCCAACCATTTCTTCGTAATGCCCTTCGTCGAAAGAATGCGCGAAAGGCGCCGCATTCCCGTCGTGCTGGACACTCACGACATTCAGGCGCGGCAGTACGAGCTGCGCAATCGCGCCGGGTTTAGCATCCCGCCGCATGTTCGCTACAACAGCATGCTCGCGATCGAACTCGAATGGATCGAGCGCGCCGACCTATGCATTCACTTGA of Methylocystis sp. SC2 contains these proteins:
- a CDS encoding response regulator, whose product is MDELPTLNEPASSAADSRWILIVEDDEDIRSLLSKYLSDNGFEVMLARDGRQMDEVLANAQVDLIVLDVNLPDEDGFSICMRLRNSGSPPLIMLTARGEDTDRILGIELGADDYLVKPFVPRELLARIGAVLRRTAPDLESSQKLNAYGFSGFLLDSSTRRLLGPTGVRVILTSAEFDLLLTLCRNPGKIFSRDELKASSTTERSVDILISRLRQKIENDPRDPTLIQTVRSMGYTFTAKVSVH
- a CDS encoding ATP-binding protein, with amino-acid sequence MSLFVFSLWAALSLTRPLTNFADAAESFGLDSVPAQLAETGPEEVRKATRAFNRMQRRIAEMASQRTRMLTSVSHDLRTPITRMRLRAEYIESSETKAKLLRDLDQMEAMVGGCLDYLRGGFQQEVVALDLASLLQAIVDQFVDVGADARYEGIDRVNVLGSPDDLERAFSNLIDNAVKYGESPEVRLWESDDAAIVEIADRGPGIPQEKRDLMLEPFERGDVDASSNANAGFGLGLAIARGIVEAHGGRLTLDERTGGGLIARVSLAKAELETKRNKLSK